CACCGCATGCGGCGCAAATGCCGCCGCGAGCGGATGCGCGCTGTCGCGCTCGAGCGCCGCGGCGATGGCCAGCACGTCTTCGCGCCCCTGCCCGCCCAGTAGTTTGACCTCGTTGATCGCCGCGGCGCCACTGGTCAGCGTGCCGGTCTTGTCGAGCACCACGGTATCGACGTGCGCCAGCCGCTCGAGCGCATCCACGCGCGTGACCAGCAAACCGAGACGTGACAACCGCAGCGTCGCCGCCGCCAGCGCGGCCGGCGTCGCGAGCGACAGCGCGCAAGGGCACGTGACGACCAGCACCGCGAGTACCGCCGGGAACACCATGCGCGGGTCGAGCCAGAACCAGGCGAGCGCCGTCAGCACCGCCAGCACGAGAATCGACGCCACGAACCACGACGCGGCGCGATCCGCCAGGCGCGCGATGGCCGGGCGTTCGGCCTGCGCGCGCTCGAGCAGCGCGACGATCGACGCCAGCGTCGATTGCGCCACGCCCGCCGTCGCGACCAGCACCAGCGCCGCGCCGAGGTTCACGCTGCCGCCGCGGATAAGCTCGCCCGCACGGCGGCGCGCCGCGGCCGCTTCTCCCGTGATCAGAGACTCATCGAGCAAGGCGCCTTGCGCGGAGGCGTCCGCGGCGAGATTCGAATCGACCGCGACGACCGCGCCCTTCGGTACGCTGAAACGATCGCCCGGTACCAGTTCGTCGGCCTTGACCTTGCGCCGGCTGCCGTCCGCGTCGATGCGCGTGACCTCGGCGGGCAGGCTGCGCGCCAGCGCTTCCGCCGACGACAGGCTGCGATGGCGGATGCTCATCTCGACGAACCGGCCCGCCGACAGGAAGAACACGAACATGCCCACCGAATCGAAATACACCTCGCCACTGGCGCGCAGGGTGTTGAACACACTCGGCAGCCAGGCGAGCAACAGCGCGAAGGCCACCGGCACGTCCATGCCGAGCCGGCGATTGCGCAGGTCGCGCCACGCGCCGGAAAGGAACGGCGCACCGCTGTAGAACAACACCGGCGTCACGATCACCATGCCGGCGACGCGCATGAGCTGCGCCATCGACGCGTCGATGTCGGTCGCGCCATACAACGCGGTCAGGTACATCATCGCCTGCATCATGCCGAGCGAGGCGAGACCGAAGCGCTTGAGCGCCGCGCGATGTTCGTTGCGGTAGTCGGCGCTGGCGGCGGAGCCGGCGAGCGGCGTCGGTCTGAAACCGGCGCCCTCCACCGCCGCCAGGATCTGCGCAAGGCTCGTGCCCAGACGCGCCTGCCAATCCACCGAGACGCGCGCGGTCGCCGCGTTGACGCGCACCGCATCGATGCCCGGCAGCGCATTCACGGCCTTTTCGATACTGCTAACGCAGCCGGCGCAGTGGATTCCCTCGGCGATGAACACCACGTGTTCGTGGGCGCCCGCATCGCGCGACCAGCGCGCGTGCAGCGCGTCCGCGCTCACGATTTGCCGTCCGGATCGCGCGCGCGCAGCGCCAGCGACTCGAGGTTGCCGGTGGCGACGGCGCGCACGCTCCACGCGCCGGAATCGTCGTCGAGCGCCACGCGCCAGTTGCCGGTAGCTATTGGCGGACAGGCCGCGTGATATTCGTCAGGTGCCACGCGCATGAGGCGCAGGTGGCGATCCAGGCCCGCGTCGGCGCCGTTGGTCAACAGCAGGTTGAGCGCCGCCGGCTCGAGCGGCACATTGCGCACGGTCGCGCGGCATCGTCCATCGCGCGTATCGAGATCGATCTCGATGCCGAGCGCCGCCGCGTGGCGTGCCCGCGCGAAATCCTGGTCGAGCCGCGCGCCCTCCCAGTGATAACTTTCCGGCAGCGGGCGGTCGCCGCTGCGCAGCGCGATGAACAGCGTCGCGAAACCCGCGACCACCGCCGAACCGGGCAGCAGCCACATGAGCCAGTAGACAGGGTTGGTCAGACGTCGATCGGCCTGCGCGGTTTTCATGTTCATCTCGTCGGCGCGAGGAAACGCGCACGCGTGGTCGTGTGAATCTTCGCATCGTCGAGCGAAGTCAATTCGAAGTCGATCGTTTCCGCGCCGAGCGGCTCGTAAGTGGCGCGTCGCACGCGCACCGCGATCGAATACACCTCACCACTCGGTACCGAATATTCGCGCCCGGCCGGAAGCAATGTGAGCGGCGACCCGCCGCGCGCGGTCAATGCGAAGCGCTGGGCGCGCTCGGTCTTGTTGAGGATGCGGATGGTGTACACGTTGTCGACGTTGCCGTCGTCGCGCAGCTGATACAGCGACTTGCGGTCGCGGATCACGTCGAGTGCGACCGGGTTGCGCAGCGCCAGGGCGGTGCCGAAGCCGGCGGCGAGGACTGCGAGCAACACGCCATATATAAGAGTGCGCGGACGCAGCAGCCGCGTCGGCGCGTGATCGAGCGCGTGCTGGGTCGTGTAACGGATGAGGCCGCGCGGCGAGCCCATCTTGTCCATGACGTCATCGCAGACGTCGATGCAGGCGGCGCAGGCGATGCACTCGATCTGCAGGCCCTTGCGGATGTCGATGCCGGTCGGGCACACCTGCACGCACAGCGTGCAGTCGATGCAATCGCCCTTGCCTTGCGCACGCGCGTCGGTGCCACGCTTGCGGGCACCGCGCGGCTCGCCGCGCTCCGTGTCGTAGGTGATGACCAGCGTGTCGCGGTCGAACATCGCGCCCTGGAAACGCGCGTACGGACACATGTACTTGCAGACCTGCTCGCGCAGGTACCCGGCATTGCCGTAGGTCGCGAAGCCGTAGAACAGCACCCAGAAGGTTTCCCACCGGCCGACGTCGAACGCCAGCACTTCCGCGCCCAGCGTGCGAATCGGCGTGAAGAAGCCGACGAATGTAAAGCCGGTCCACAGCGCGAATGCGATCCAGAGAAACTGCTTGAGCGATTTGCGCGCGAGCTTGCGCATGCTCCACGGCGCGCGATCGAGCTTGAGACGCGCACCGCGATCGCCCTCCGCGAACTGCTCGAGCCACAGGAAGGTCTCCGTCCACACCGTCTGCGGACAGGCATAGCCGCACCACAGCCGGCCCCACACGGCGGTTACGAAGAACAGCAGCAACGCCGCGATCACCAGCAGCCAGGTGAGAAAGATGAAATCCTGCGGCCAGAACACCAGGCCGAGGATGAAGAACTTGCGCGCCGGGAGGTCGAACAACACCGCCTGCCGCTCGCCCCAGGAGATCCACGGCAATAGATAGAACAACCCGAGCAGCACCCACACCGACAATACGCGCAGGCGCGCGAAGCGCCCGTTTACTTCGCGCGGATACACCTTCTGGTGCGCGTAGTAGGACTCGCTGATCACCTTGAGCTGCGCGTTCATCGGCGGCCCACGCGCCGGCCATGCGCGAGATACCAGGCAAGTCCGGCGGCCGTCATGCCCACGCACCAGAAAAAGAAGAAGCCGATGGCGTAGA
This sequence is a window from Pseudomonadota bacterium. Protein-coding genes within it:
- the ccoG gene encoding cytochrome c oxidase accessory protein CcoG, which gives rise to MNAQLKVISESYYAHQKVYPREVNGRFARLRVLSVWVLLGLFYLLPWISWGERQAVLFDLPARKFFILGLVFWPQDFIFLTWLLVIAALLLFFVTAVWGRLWCGYACPQTVWTETFLWLEQFAEGDRGARLKLDRAPWSMRKLARKSLKQFLWIAFALWTGFTFVGFFTPIRTLGAEVLAFDVGRWETFWVLFYGFATYGNAGYLREQVCKYMCPYARFQGAMFDRDTLVITYDTERGEPRGARKRGTDARAQGKGDCIDCTLCVQVCPTGIDIRKGLQIECIACAACIDVCDDVMDKMGSPRGLIRYTTQHALDHAPTRLLRPRTLIYGVLLAVLAAGFGTALALRNPVALDVIRDRKSLYQLRDDGNVDNVYTIRILNKTERAQRFALTARGGSPLTLLPAGREYSVPSGEVYSIAVRVRRATYEPLGAETIDFELTSLDDAKIHTTTRARFLAPTR
- a CDS encoding cation-translocating P-type ATPase, with the protein product MSADALHARWSRDAGAHEHVVFIAEGIHCAGCVSSIEKAVNALPGIDAVRVNAATARVSVDWQARLGTSLAQILAAVEGAGFRPTPLAGSAASADYRNEHRAALKRFGLASLGMMQAMMYLTALYGATDIDASMAQLMRVAGMVIVTPVLFYSGAPFLSGAWRDLRNRRLGMDVPVAFALLLAWLPSVFNTLRASGEVYFDSVGMFVFFLSAGRFVEMSIRHRSLSSAEALARSLPAEVTRIDADGSRRKVKADELVPGDRFSVPKGAVVAVDSNLAADASAQGALLDESLITGEAAAARRRAGELIRGGSVNLGAALVLVATAGVAQSTLASIVALLERAQAERPAIARLADRAASWFVASILVLAVLTALAWFWLDPRMVFPAVLAVLVVTCPCALSLATPAALAAATLRLSRLGLLVTRVDALERLAHVDTVVLDKTGTLTSGAAAINEVKLLGGQGREDVLAIAAALERDSAHPLAAAFAPHAVAAVRAGGVQEFAGEGIEGSVAGRCWRLGRRDFVEAIGRAGNLLPLVRRREADSAVYLGADAGIAAAFEVGAPLRPEARDAVQALRMQGLDVMIASGDSDATVQQAARLLGIKRARARLSPLDKTALLQELRAGGHRVFMIGDGINDGPVLAAADVSCAMGQGSAIAQAAADLLLLHESLASLPLAVATARRTLRVIRQNLAWALGYNLATVPLAACGLIPPWLAALGMSLSSLGVVLNARRLAGAERAA
- a CDS encoding FixH family protein; this encodes MKTAQADRRLTNPVYWLMWLLPGSAVVAGFATLFIALRSGDRPLPESYHWEGARLDQDFARARHAAALGIEIDLDTRDGRCRATVRNVPLEPAALNLLLTNGADAGLDRHLRLMRVAPDEYHAACPPIATGNWRVALDDDSGAWSVRAVATGNLESLALRARDPDGKS